Proteins encoded within one genomic window of Amycolatopsis sp. 2-15:
- a CDS encoding Imm32 family immunity protein, translated as MTIDGSEVLVRGNPAGLASLARHLLTLAQESVPIGSHLHLTGGSELDGDADLVIERADY; from the coding sequence GTGACCATCGATGGATCAGAGGTACTTGTCCGGGGCAATCCTGCGGGGCTGGCGTCGCTTGCGCGCCACCTACTCACACTCGCTCAAGAGTCAGTCCCCATCGGATCTCACTTACATCTCACGGGAGGTTCCGAACTCGACGGTGACGCTGACCTCGTCATCGAACGCGCTGATTATTGA
- a CDS encoding IS630 family transposase yields MARQPEVFARSLEPEEAQRLVKITRSARDRVRLRRSGIVLASSQGRSAKEIAAMFAATEGYVREVIHAFNESGFAALSPKWRGGRPAKFGPAARDQISRIAACKPAELGLPFTTWSLTKLVAYLAEHAWIRASTETVRQILRKAGVSWQATKTWKASKDPDFVAKKNRILDLYDHPPADGRVICVDEFGPLNLQPRPGRGWFPRSRPARQRATYTRTKGVRQMFAALDLASGQMFYRFRDRKRWPQFLDFCKQLRRRFPTGKLYLVSDNYGPHGKAEVRDWCAANDIELIYTPTSASWLNWIECEFTAVRYFTLDGSDYPSHAAQEAAITGYLRWRNRHSHPKRHFAINSKIRRPDYLPNVA; encoded by the coding sequence GTGGCGCGTCAGCCGGAGGTGTTCGCGCGGTCGCTGGAGCCGGAGGAGGCCCAGCGGCTGGTCAAGATCACGAGGTCGGCCCGGGATCGGGTGCGGCTGCGACGATCCGGGATTGTGCTGGCCTCGTCGCAAGGCCGGTCCGCGAAGGAGATCGCGGCGATGTTCGCCGCGACCGAAGGCTATGTGCGGGAGGTGATCCACGCGTTCAACGAGTCCGGGTTCGCGGCGTTGTCCCCAAAATGGAGGGGCGGTCGACCGGCTAAGTTCGGGCCGGCCGCCCGTGATCAAATCAGCCGCATCGCCGCCTGCAAGCCCGCCGAGCTGGGATTGCCGTTCACGACCTGGAGCCTGACCAAGCTGGTCGCCTACCTCGCCGAACACGCATGGATCAGGGCGAGCACCGAGACCGTCCGGCAGATCCTGCGCAAGGCAGGCGTGTCATGGCAGGCGACGAAGACGTGGAAAGCCAGCAAGGATCCCGATTTCGTGGCCAAGAAGAACCGCATCCTCGACCTCTACGATCACCCACCCGCCGACGGGCGAGTGATCTGTGTCGATGAGTTCGGGCCGCTGAACCTGCAACCCCGCCCCGGCCGCGGCTGGTTTCCCCGCAGCCGCCCGGCCCGGCAGCGCGCGACCTACACCCGCACCAAGGGTGTCCGGCAGATGTTCGCTGCGCTCGATCTGGCCTCCGGGCAGATGTTCTACCGGTTCCGCGACCGCAAACGCTGGCCGCAGTTCCTCGACTTCTGCAAGCAACTGCGCCGCCGCTTCCCGACCGGGAAGCTCTACCTGGTCAGCGACAACTACGGACCACACGGCAAGGCCGAGGTCCGGGACTGGTGCGCGGCCAACGACATCGAACTGATCTACACACCCACCAGCGCGTCCTGGCTGAACTGGATCGAGTGCGAGTTCACCGCGGTCCGCTACTTCACCCTCGACGGCAGCGACTACCCCAGCCACGCCGCCCAGGAAGCCGCCATCACCGGCTACCTCCGCTGGCGCAACCGCCACAGCCACCCCAAACGCCACTTCGCCATCAACTCCAAAATCCGCCGCCCCGATTACCTACCCAACGTTGCTTGA
- a CDS encoding restriction endonuclease — translation MTGTDLDARLDAISQLQNPATRGRELEDLVAEVFRQSHFKVTLNSGVARPRQTDVLATRATETFLVECKWRNSRADIDDLDSLRSRLRRTDSGVVGILLSYVGFTGSALSDVEHHRQQPVLLISGGELQHVTSGLEPLSELLWRKKDALLTDGTVLLDEPVKKRSTARRRFDLPQAEGQFMWPDGMRSRIIECGGQFGQFIFAHKLPDIDWAPASGNGVTLDVAPTILNQRDLVDLVDKLAALGWATPDARWSMQQANRNWHGLGCAAFADQLPRWQQRADTPDAHHSEEICYLDRCDGGFYTLTANLASHRSRQTTAVTLSFQLEGVPLDTAPLLQLCRSIGAHEGLYFRPRMERSVIRSRAPRTLVTDVQPLAYLIEPERLLGDVATEWVTGIIIANPFYATPANKPAIELPVGLELIQDSEHLVCDLAEHHMLKALDRYAYDLRGFESARTSEALVCRPIANWSRKHDAARDKARPPRRTSAQ, via the coding sequence GTGACAGGAACCGATCTCGACGCACGGCTGGACGCGATCAGCCAACTGCAGAACCCGGCTACCCGAGGTCGAGAGCTTGAGGACTTGGTCGCCGAAGTCTTTCGCCAATCTCACTTCAAGGTCACCCTGAACTCAGGCGTGGCACGGCCGCGGCAAACTGACGTTCTGGCGACCAGGGCCACCGAAACCTTCTTGGTCGAGTGCAAGTGGCGTAACAGCAGAGCAGACATAGACGACCTCGACAGTCTTCGCTCTCGATTGAGGCGCACCGACAGCGGGGTGGTCGGCATACTCCTCAGCTATGTAGGATTTACCGGCTCTGCGCTGTCAGACGTCGAGCATCACCGCCAGCAACCCGTACTCCTGATCTCTGGCGGTGAGCTTCAACACGTCACCAGCGGTCTCGAACCTCTCTCGGAGCTGCTATGGCGTAAGAAGGATGCGCTACTCACAGATGGCACAGTCCTGCTCGACGAGCCAGTCAAGAAGCGCTCGACTGCACGGCGCCGCTTCGACCTACCGCAGGCCGAGGGCCAGTTCATGTGGCCTGACGGCATGCGGAGCCGGATAATCGAATGCGGAGGTCAGTTTGGCCAGTTTATATTCGCTCACAAGCTCCCGGACATCGACTGGGCGCCGGCTTCCGGCAACGGTGTCACGCTTGATGTGGCGCCAACCATACTGAACCAACGTGATCTCGTCGATCTCGTCGACAAGCTGGCAGCCTTGGGATGGGCAACTCCAGATGCGCGCTGGAGCATGCAGCAAGCGAACCGAAACTGGCATGGCCTTGGCTGTGCTGCGTTCGCGGACCAGTTGCCCCGATGGCAACAGCGGGCCGACACACCCGATGCCCACCACAGCGAGGAGATCTGCTATCTCGACCGCTGTGACGGCGGCTTCTACACGCTCACAGCGAACCTGGCTTCCCACCGAAGCCGACAGACCACAGCAGTCACGCTGTCATTCCAGCTGGAAGGCGTGCCGCTCGATACTGCCCCGCTACTGCAGCTCTGCCGCTCGATCGGCGCTCACGAGGGCTTGTACTTCCGGCCACGTATGGAGCGATCTGTTATACGAAGCCGGGCACCTCGCACTCTCGTCACAGACGTGCAGCCGCTTGCGTATCTGATCGAGCCTGAACGTCTCTTGGGCGACGTTGCAACCGAATGGGTCACAGGCATTATCATCGCCAACCCGTTCTACGCCACGCCGGCCAACAAGCCCGCCATCGAGCTACCCGTCGGTCTCGAGCTGATCCAGGACAGCGAGCACCTAGTCTGCGACCTTGCCGAGCACCACATGCTCAAGGCCCTCGATCGTTACGCCTATGACCTACGAGGCTTCGAGAGCGCGCGGACGTCGGAAGCCCTAGTTTGCCGCCCCATCGCGAACTGGAGCCGTAAGCACGATGCAGCACGCGATAAGGCCAGGCCGCCACGACGGACGTCCGCTCAGTGA